From a region of the Helicoverpa armigera isolate CAAS_96S chromosome 14, ASM3070526v1, whole genome shotgun sequence genome:
- the LOC110378406 gene encoding uncharacterized protein LOC110378406 — translation MLRHRGSVLLTILTFVSLSSEQLSYSDGWVPVSHDAIYNQLRRESTHYPVYLTTNLPIHHDYLNLVENEINSRREIRNFMESTEFINEKPVESITEVTLKEVDKTEENRKEFSRKAKKVRDHDSDVNIDTILAKTNIDTEVKHSSKDDPVNDILNIAPAAKSYEVTENTDKDLLSEDNTTTEYGYEYKPPTNKPQNLTSTFYQILSKYNINTDDNLQNYDLSLRNKVQNAPKAAYRIPVPYRYNSLDHLPVDPLLAVFLSNYGFYLPSLYGINANYNNLYGYLASNNIHNNKPFGLYKIFSDTDSWN, via the exons ATGCTGAGGCACCGGGGCTCCGTCTTACTTACT atactcACCTTCGTCTCACTATCATCAGAACAACTAAGTTATTCCGATGGCTGGGTACCCGTGTCACACGATgctatttacaatcaattaagaAGGGAGTCTACACATTATCCTGTTTACCTAACAACAAACCTTCCCATTCATCATGATTACTTGAATTTGGTGGAAAACGAAATTAATTCACGAAGAGAAATAAGAAATTTCATGGAATCTACGGAATTTATTAATGAGAAACCTGTTGAGAGTATCACTGAAGTAACCTTAAAAGAGGTAGATAAAACAGAAGAAAATCGCAAGGAATTTTCCAGAAAAGCTAAGAAAGTTCGGGATCATGACAGTGATGTTAATATCGATACAATTTTGGCTAAAACTAATATTGATACTGAAGTAAAACATTCAAGTAAAGATGATCCTGTAAACGACATTTTAAACATTGCACCTGCTGCAAAATCATATGAAGTAACTGAAAATACAGATAAAGATTTGCTTTCAGAGGATAATACTACAACCGAATATGGATATGAATATAAACCACCTACAAACAAACCCCAAAATTTAACTTCAACATTTTACCAAATCCTATCCAAATATAACATCAACACTGACGATAACTTGCAAAATTATGACCTATCTCTACGGAATAAGGTTCAAAATGCTCCAAAAGCTGCGTATCGGATTCCAGTACCGTATAGATATAACAGTTTGGATCATCTGCCCGTGGATCCATTGCTGGCTGTTTTTCTATCAAACTATGGGTTCTACTTACCAAGTTTGTATGGGATCAAtgctaattataataatttgtacgGCTATCTGGCCTCTAATAAcattcataataacaaacccttcggtttgtATAAAATCTTCTCTGATACTGATTCATGGAATTAG